The genome window CTCATCGCCAGCCGCGGCGCGGTCCCCTTCCTGTACTTCCAGTTCTGATGGACAAGACCTGTTCCCGCTCCGGCCCCCGCTACGCGCTCGCGGGCTGCGTCATGGCCGCCGTCCTGGCGGCGGGGCTGCTGTCCAACGGCTACGGACTGCTGGTCGAGCAACTGCCCCTGACCCGCACCGCGCCCGATTGGTCCGGCTTCCTGGACGGACGGGTCACCGCCGAGATCGCCGACACCCTGGCCAAGACGCCGCTGCCCTCCGGCTCGGCCAGCCTGGAACGCGGCGCGAGCTGGCTGGCCGTGGGCGACCTGGGCCCGCGCGTGCGCCAGGGCTGCCCGGACTGGCTGTTCCTGGCCGACGAACTGGAGCCGCATGCCGGCGGCGACGATGCCCTGCGGGCGCGGGCGCGGGAAGTCGCCGACCTGCGGACGCGGCTGGCCGCGCGCGGCATCGAGCTGCTCGTGGCCACGGTACCCGACAAGAGCCGCATCGCTGCCGCCGAACGCTGCGGCGTCTATCGTCCGGCCGCGCTGGACGAGCGCCTGCGCGCGTGGAACGGCCTGCTGCGAGCCAGCGGCGTACGGACCGTGGACCTGGAGTCCGCGCTGCGCAAGCTGCCCGTGCCGGGTTTCCTGCGCACCGACACCCATTGGAACGAAGCCGGCGCGGAAGCGGCGGCCGGCGCCA of Pigmentiphaga sp. H8 contains these proteins:
- a CDS encoding cell division protein FtsQ codes for the protein MDKTCSRSGPRYALAGCVMAAVLAAGLLSNGYGLLVEQLPLTRTAPDWSGFLDGRVTAEIADTLAKTPLPSGSASLERGASWLAVGDLGPRVRQGCPDWLFLADELEPHAGGDDALRARAREVADLRTRLAARGIELLVATVPDKSRIAAAERCGVYRPAALDERLRAWNGLLRASGVRTVDLESALRKLPVPGFLRTDTHWNEAGAEAAAGAIAAAARVLPSADQALKPHQAYAVTRGQPRPLEGDLIRLAGIEWLPVSLQPALDLEPRTAFAPVADTAAPASENDLFGDADLPRVALIGTSYSRNSNFVPFLEAAMQTRVVNFARDGGEFAGAAQAYFKSEEFRDTPPRLIVWEIPERSLQRPLGGETTLWEASAATPPSRPRP